A region of Drosophila mauritiana strain mau12 chromosome 3L, ASM438214v1, whole genome shotgun sequence DNA encodes the following proteins:
- the LOC117139809 gene encoding cAMP-dependent protein kinase type I regulatory subunit isoform X4, which translates to MPKEQVKLDASRQVISPDDCEDLSPMPQTAAPPVRRRGGISAEPVTEEDATNYVKKVVPKDYKTMNALSKAIAKNVLFAHLDESERSDIFDAMFPVNHIAGENIIQQGDEGDNFYVIDVGEVDVFVNSELVTTISEGGSFGELALIYGTPRAATVRAKTDVKLWGIDRDSYRRILMGSTIRKRKMYEEFLSRVSILESLDKWERLTVADSLETCSFDDGETIVKQGAAGDDFYIILEGCAVVLQQRSEGEDPAEVGRLGSSDYFGEIALLLDRPRAATVVARGPLKCVKLDRARFERVLGPCADILKRNITQYNSFVSLSV; encoded by the exons ATGCCTAAG GAACAAGTCAAACTGGATGCCAGTAGACAGGTAATCAGCCCCGACGACTGCGAAGATCTCAGCCCGATGCCACAAACAGCTGCTCCACCGGTTCGCAGGCGAGGCGGAATCTCCGCCGAACCCGTAACCGAAGAGGATGCCACCAACTATGTTAAGAAGGTGGTGCCCAAGGACTACAAGACGATGAATGCCCTGTCCAAGGCGATTGCCAAGAACGTCCTGTTCGCCCACTTGGACGAGAGCGAGCGATCCGATATATTTGATGCCATGTTTCCTGTGAATCACATTGCCGGCGAGAACATCATCCAGCAGGGCGATGAAGGCGACAACTTCTACGTGATTGATGTGGGAGAGGTCGAT GTTTTCGTCAACTCCGAACTGGTGACCACCATCAGCGAGGGCGGCAGCTTTGGTGAACTGGCCCTCATCTATGGCACTCCTCGCGCCGCCACCGTGCGCGCCAAAACCGATGTGAAGCTGTGGGGCATCGACCGCGACTCCTACCGCCGCATCCTGATGGGCTCAACCATCCGCAAGCGCAAGATGTACGAGGAGTTCTTGTCGCGCGTGTCCATCCTGGAGAGCCTGGACAAATGGGAGCGCCTCACCGTGGCCGATTCCCTGGAGACGTGCTCCTTCGATGACGGTGAGACGATTGTCAAGCAGGGAGCCGCTGGCGATGACTTCTACATCATCCTCGAGGGCTGTGCGGTGGTGCTGCAACAGCGTTCTGAG GGCGAGGATCCCGCCGAGGTGGGCCGTCTGGGTAGCAGCGATTACTTTGGCGAGATTGCTCTGCTTTTGGATCGACCACGTGCGGCGACTGTTGTGGCTCGTGGGCCGCTAAAGTGCGTCAAACTGGACAGGGCGAG ATTTGAACGCGTTTTGGGACCCTGCGCCGATATACTCAAACGCAACATCACGCAGTACAACAGTTTCGTATCGTTGTCCGTTTAA
- the LOC117139809 gene encoding cAMP-dependent protein kinase type I regulatory subunit isoform X3 — protein MPKEQVKLDASRQVISPDDCEDLSPMPQTAAPPVRRRGGISAEPVTEEDATNYVKKVVPKDYKTMNALSKAIAKNVLFAHLDESERSDIFDAMFPVNHIAGENIIQQGDEGDNFYVIDVGEVDVFVNSELVTTISEGGSFGELALIYGTPRAATVRAKTDVKLWGIDRDSYRRILMGSTIRKRKMYEEFLSRVSILESLDKWERLTVADSLETCSFDDGETIVKQGAAGDDFYIILEGCAVVLQQRSEQGEDPAEVGRLGSSDYFGEIALLLDRPRAATVVARGPLKCVKLDRARFERVLGPCADILKRNITQYNSFVSLSV, from the exons ATGCCTAAG GAACAAGTCAAACTGGATGCCAGTAGACAGGTAATCAGCCCCGACGACTGCGAAGATCTCAGCCCGATGCCACAAACAGCTGCTCCACCGGTTCGCAGGCGAGGCGGAATCTCCGCCGAACCCGTAACCGAAGAGGATGCCACCAACTATGTTAAGAAGGTGGTGCCCAAGGACTACAAGACGATGAATGCCCTGTCCAAGGCGATTGCCAAGAACGTCCTGTTCGCCCACTTGGACGAGAGCGAGCGATCCGATATATTTGATGCCATGTTTCCTGTGAATCACATTGCCGGCGAGAACATCATCCAGCAGGGCGATGAAGGCGACAACTTCTACGTGATTGATGTGGGAGAGGTCGAT GTTTTCGTCAACTCCGAACTGGTGACCACCATCAGCGAGGGCGGCAGCTTTGGTGAACTGGCCCTCATCTATGGCACTCCTCGCGCCGCCACCGTGCGCGCCAAAACCGATGTGAAGCTGTGGGGCATCGACCGCGACTCCTACCGCCGCATCCTGATGGGCTCAACCATCCGCAAGCGCAAGATGTACGAGGAGTTCTTGTCGCGCGTGTCCATCCTGGAGAGCCTGGACAAATGGGAGCGCCTCACCGTGGCCGATTCCCTGGAGACGTGCTCCTTCGATGACGGTGAGACGATTGTCAAGCAGGGAGCCGCTGGCGATGACTTCTACATCATCCTCGAGGGCTGTGCGGTGGTGCTGCAACAGCGTTCTGAG CAGGGCGAGGATCCCGCCGAGGTGGGCCGTCTGGGTAGCAGCGATTACTTTGGCGAGATTGCTCTGCTTTTGGATCGACCACGTGCGGCGACTGTTGTGGCTCGTGGGCCGCTAAAGTGCGTCAAACTGGACAGGGCGAG ATTTGAACGCGTTTTGGGACCCTGCGCCGATATACTCAAACGCAACATCACGCAGTACAACAGTTTCGTATCGTTGTCCGTTTAA
- the LOC117139809 gene encoding cAMP-dependent protein kinase type I regulatory subunit isoform X5 has product MPQTAAPPVRRRGGISAEPVTEEDATNYVKKVVPKDYKTMNALSKAIAKNVLFAHLDESERSDIFDAMFPVNHIAGENIIQQGDEGDNFYVIDVGEVDVFVNSELVTTISEGGSFGELALIYGTPRAATVRAKTDVKLWGIDRDSYRRILMGSTIRKRKMYEEFLSRVSILESLDKWERLTVADSLETCSFDDGETIVKQGAAGDDFYIILEGCAVVLQQRSEQGEDPAEVGRLGSSDYFGEIALLLDRPRAATVVARGPLKCVKLDRARFERVLGPCADILKRNITQYNSFVSLSV; this is encoded by the exons ATGCCACAAACAGCTGCTCCACCGGTTCGCAGGCGAGGCGGAATCTCCGCCGAACCCGTAACCGAAGAGGATGCCACCAACTATGTTAAGAAGGTGGTGCCCAAGGACTACAAGACGATGAATGCCCTGTCCAAGGCGATTGCCAAGAACGTCCTGTTCGCCCACTTGGACGAGAGCGAGCGATCCGATATATTTGATGCCATGTTTCCTGTGAATCACATTGCCGGCGAGAACATCATCCAGCAGGGCGATGAAGGCGACAACTTCTACGTGATTGATGTGGGAGAGGTCGAT GTTTTCGTCAACTCCGAACTGGTGACCACCATCAGCGAGGGCGGCAGCTTTGGTGAACTGGCCCTCATCTATGGCACTCCTCGCGCCGCCACCGTGCGCGCCAAAACCGATGTGAAGCTGTGGGGCATCGACCGCGACTCCTACCGCCGCATCCTGATGGGCTCAACCATCCGCAAGCGCAAGATGTACGAGGAGTTCTTGTCGCGCGTGTCCATCCTGGAGAGCCTGGACAAATGGGAGCGCCTCACCGTGGCCGATTCCCTGGAGACGTGCTCCTTCGATGACGGTGAGACGATTGTCAAGCAGGGAGCCGCTGGCGATGACTTCTACATCATCCTCGAGGGCTGTGCGGTGGTGCTGCAACAGCGTTCTGAG CAGGGCGAGGATCCCGCCGAGGTGGGCCGTCTGGGTAGCAGCGATTACTTTGGCGAGATTGCTCTGCTTTTGGATCGACCACGTGCGGCGACTGTTGTGGCTCGTGGGCCGCTAAAGTGCGTCAAACTGGACAGGGCGAG ATTTGAACGCGTTTTGGGACCCTGCGCCGATATACTCAAACGCAACATCACGCAGTACAACAGTTTCGTATCGTTGTCCGTTTAA
- the LOC117139812 gene encoding uncharacterized protein LOC117139812, producing the protein MFLDAIFFIPTLFTYLLIGLLIVILCFVVVYISHKIYVSVYDNLPLAALPGNSRQQFLGLRHSNHAMTIREYLDSSLRSPRSNQPSLRSVWIQNRSQILETSSVLRIVLSLEPCYLVSAEFDVSSSRKAISFLCNCRDQPVCAASEPRTFGSLHIVRFYDHLSKIPRLKVMLKCNQRRPDPRPDSRIQLTLDDVIQEARDNQDARCTDNAAACRPGSSRRNSRIPD; encoded by the exons ATGTTTCTGGACGCCATCTTCTTTATACCGACACTGTTCACTTACCTGCTTATCGGACTGCTCATCGTCATCCTGTGCTTCGTGGTGGTCTATATCAGCCACAAGATCTATGTCTCCGTCTACGACAACCTGCCTCTGGCCGCCTTGCCCGGCAACTCCCGACAACAGTTCCTGGGACTGCGTCACTCCAATCATGCGATGACCATACGGGAATACCTGGACAGCTCGCTCCGCAGTCCACGGTCCAATCAGCCGAGCTTACGCTCAGTTTGGATTCAGAACCGGTCACAGATCCTGGAGACCTCTTCGG TGCTGCGTATAGTGCTCTCTCTGGAGCCCTGCTATCTGGTCAGCGCCGAGTTCGATGTGAGTTCCAGCCGGAAGGCCATCAGTTTCTTGTGCAACTGCCGGGATCAGCCCGTGTGTGCTGCCTCTGAACCGAGGACTTTTGGGTCCTTGCACATAGTGAGGTTCTATGACCACCTCTCCAAGATTCCGCGCCTCAAAGTCATGCTCAAGTGCAACCAAAGGCGGCCGGACCCTAGGCCGGACAGTCGTATCCAGTTGACCCTCGACGACGTGATCCAGGAGGCCAGAGATAACCAGGATGCCAGGTGCACGGATAACGCGGCCGCCTGCCGACCTGGTTCCTCAAGACGGAACTCCCGGATACCGGATTAA
- the LOC117139814 gene encoding uncharacterized protein LOC117139814 — protein MLDPISDAPLVLAYAFMSLLVLILCFILVNVVHKLYRSLNGEVSAGLVSPAQQLKTSIMELDAMKTG, from the coding sequence ATGCTGGACCCCATTTCGGACGCACCGCTGGTCTTGGCCTACGCCTTTATGTCGCTGCTGGTGCTCATTCTGTGCTTCATACTGGTCAATGTGGTCCACAAGCTGTATCGCAGTCTCAACGGCGAGGTATCAGCGGGTCTGGTTTCCCCGGCACAGCAGCTGAAGACCTCCATCATGGAGCTAGACGCCATGAAAACCGGTTAG
- the LOC117139811 gene encoding COP9 signalosome complex subunit 3 codes for MGSALENYVNQVRTLSASGSYRELAEELPESLSLLARNWSILDNVLETLDMQQHSLGVLYVLLAKLHSASTANPEPVQLIQLMRDFVQRNNNEQLRYAVCAFYETCHLFTEFVVQKNLSILGIRIISRAIDQIRQLDTQLTPIHADLCLLSLKAKNFSVVLPYLDADITDISTVAAECKTQQQQQSQHADANNDAKYFLLYFYYGGMIYTAVKNYERALYFFEVCITTPAMAMSHIMLEAYKKFLMVSLIVEGKIAYIPKNTQVIGRFMKPMANHYHDLVNVYANSSSEELRIIILKYSEAFTRDNNMGLAKQVATSLYKRNIQRLTKTFLTLSLSDVASRVQLASAVEAERYILNMIKSGEIYASINQKDGMVLFKDDPEKYNSPEMFLNVQNNITHVLDQVRQINKMEEEIILNPMYVKKALGSQDDDLTSQHPKTFSGDPTD; via the exons ATGGGCAGCGCGCTGGAAAACTATGTGAATCAAGTGCGCACACTGAGTGCGTCCG GAAGCTATCGGGAGCTGGCCGAGGAGCTGCCGGAGTCGCTGTCGCTGCTAGCCCGCAACTGGAGCATCCTGGACAACGTGCTGGAGACGCTAGACATGCAGCAGCACTCGCTGGGCGTGCTCTATGTGCTCCTGGCCAAGCTGCACAGTGCGTCCACCGCGAATCCGGAGCCGGTGCAACTTATCCAGCTGATGCGGGACTTTGTGCAGCGCAACAATAACGAGCAGCTGCGCTATGCGGTGTGCGCCT TCTACGAAACATGCCATCTGTTCACCGAATTTGTAGTGCAAAAGAACCTCAGCATCCTGGGCATACGCATCATTTCGCGCGCCATCGACCAGATTCGACAGTTGGACACCCAGCTAACTCCCATACATGCCGATCTCTGCCTGCTCAGCCTGAAAGCGAAAAACTTCAGTGTGGTGCTGCCGTATCTGGACGCGGACATTACGGATATCTCCACCGTAGCAGCCGAGTGCAAgacccagcagcagcagcagtcccAGCACGCG GATGCCAACAACGATGCCAAGTATTTCTTGCTGTACTTCTACTACGGCGGCATGATCTACACGGCGGTTAAGAACTACGAGCGTGCTTTGTACTTCTTCGAGGTCTGCATCACCACGCCGGCAATGGCCATGTCGCACATCATGCTGGAGGCCTACAAGAAGTTTCTCATGGTTTCACTCATCGTCGAGGGCAAG ATAGCGTATATACCAAAAAACACACAGGTCATTGGCCGTTTTATGAAGCCGATGGCCAATCACTACCACGACCTGGTCAATGTGTACGCGAATTCGTCTAGCGAAGAGCTGCGCATCATCATACTCAAGTACAGTGAAGCATTTACGCGTGATAACAATATGGGGCTGGCCAAACAG GTAGCCACCTCCTTGTATAAGAGAAACATCCAGCGGCTCACTAAAACCTTCTTGACCCTTTCCCTGAGCGATGTAGCCAGTCGTGTCCAACTTGCCAGCGCAGTCGAAGCGGAGCGTTACATTCTCAACATG ATCAAATCGGGTGAAATTTATGCCAGCATCAATCAAAAGGACGGTATGGTTTTGTTCAAAGACGACCCAGAGAAATACAACTCACCGGAGATGTTCCTTAACGtgcaaaataatataacaCATGTTCTGGATCAAGTTAGGCAAATCAACAAAATGGAGGAGGAGATCATTTTAAATCCAATG tatgtgaaAAAGGCTCTTGGCAGCCAGGATGATGACCTAACGTCGCAGCACCCAAAGACTTTCTCGGG TGATCCCACAGATTGA
- the LOC117139808 gene encoding zinc finger protein 337 codes for MQNSARIVYVCILCLRQYDLQEDLRGHLVYFHGYEPISTPSVKNKTAKTSTKEQTAAGRKNQDKQTVVERSEDSEPPASELQPMPFKDFRLVLRANMLDPCSFGKECPFKFQDATRMELHSSCHKGGSFSCCECGMELPNWRRCSAHLWKAHQVDVDLLECPVIECNYKSPISALVWRHMQVHKKWRPRVLRSLAAVQRRKKLKEQSAEMAAQPVALPPSSKKNKYYAEKTCEICNRKFVNGKTLSKHVKTVHNKIKPFICNVCGKKTARKASLIIHMRQHTGEKPLQCGECKFSTRDPSVLHKHRQRHDSQDTRSSLKCSQCEYFCIQANALKRHMRLNHAEAYRDLCCDICSFTSINAERLQAHKQDHRQGLITNCEDSMDARAAGFKYPRKVGDKNGEISADCFMPLESVDSLPHEPALDTGGVTIPAPPSEDTQFPTYLKD; via the exons atgcaaaattctGCGCGAATCGTATATGTGTGCATTCTGTGCCTTCGTCAATATGATCTCCAGGAGGATCTTCGAGGACATCTCGTCTACTTTCACGGCTATGAGCCCATCTCTACGCCCAGTGTCAAAAACAAAACTGCGAAGACTTCAACTAAGGAACAAACTGCAGCTGGTAGGAAGAACCAGGATAAACAAACCGTTGTAGAGCGATCGGAGGACTCGGAACCCCCGGCAAGTGAACTGCAGCCCATGCCTTTCAAGGACTTTCGGCTGGTGCTAAGGGCCAACATGTTAGATCC GTGCTCCTTTGGAAAGGAATGTCCCTTCAAGTTCCAAGATGCTACCAGAATGGAGCTTCACTCCAGTTGCCATAAGGGTGGCAGCTTTTCCTGCTGCGAATGTGGCATGGAACTGCCCAACTGGCGGCGGTGCTCCGCCCACCTGTGGAAAGCCCACCAGGTGGATGTGGACCTACTGGAGTGTCCCGTCATCGAATGCAACTATAAGTCGCCCATATCCGCTCTCGTGTGGCGCCACATGCAGGTTCACAAAAAGTGGCGACCCAGGGTGCTCCGCTCACTGGCTGCCGTTCAGCGGAGAAAGAAGCTCAAGGAACAGTCCGCAGAGATGGCCGCGCAACCTGTAGCTCTGCCACCATCGTCAAAGAAGAACAAATACTATGCCGAAAAGACCTGCGAGATTTGCAATCGCAAGTTCGTCAACGGCAAAACGCTCTCTAAACACGTGAAGACTGTTCACAACAAAATCAAGCCATTTATCTGCAATGTGTGTGGCAAAAAGACGGCTCGCAAGGCTAGCTTAATA ATTCACATGCGTCAGCACACGGGCGAGAAGCCGCTGCAATGTGGCGAATGCAAGTTCTCCACTCGTGATCCCAGTGTCCTGCACAAGCATCGGCAGCGTCATGATAGCCAGGACACAAGGAGCAGTCTGAAATGTAGTCAGTGCGAGTACTTCTGCATCCAAGCCAATGCTCTTAAGCGCCACATGCGACTCAATCATGCCGAAGCCTATCGGGACTTGTGCTGTGATATCTGCAGCTTCACCTCCATTAATGCAGAGCGACTACAAGCCCACAAACAGGATCATCGACAGGGCTTGATCACAAATTGTGAGGATTCTATGGATGCGCGAGCCGCCGGCTTCAAGTATCCTCGAAAAGTGGGCGACAAAAACGGGGAG ATTTCAGCTGACTGTTTTATGCCGTTGGAGAGCGTGGATTCTTTGCCCCATGAACCAGCTCTGGATACCGGTGGTGTAACCATACCAGCTCCTCCATCTGAAGATACTCAATTTCCCACGTACTTAAAGGACTAA